From the Pangasianodon hypophthalmus isolate fPanHyp1 chromosome 18, fPanHyp1.pri, whole genome shotgun sequence genome, the window aatttcatttaatgtttaatttcatttaatttcattatttttgaaggcagctttgctctacagcatttctttgcatgcacCTCCAAAATTTGATGCAACATTCAACACAAGTTCCACGCTATTGATCTGAAACCCATCTTTAAAATGGTTATATAGTTGTgaaagtctccatacagagtTTATACTGAATACCATATCCTACAATCTCTTTTACATATTAGGCCTTTTCTGCTGTGCAGAGTTCAACACTGCCTTCTGCTTCTCTACTCCAAAACACACCAATCAATCACATGACTTCATGGAATGAACCCGAGGCCGTGGGCTTTCCCGCCCTGTCGTCATGAGCGTAtcaacagcacaaacacagtgaATGTGAGATAGTGTGACAAAGCTGATAACACCCTAGGTTTACCTGTGGTCTGGCCCCCTCACCTGCCCAGGAGACCCCACAAACAGCCTGCTGCAGgccattgtgtgttttgtttgtgcaCAAACACAGGTCTCTGGGAAGTGTGTATTGCCTTAGTTGAGATTCTCAGGGTCTGAGAATGTAAGGAGATTATGATTTCACCTGCGTAACTTGAGCCAAAGTCCGAGCCTTTGAATGAATGCTTCTGGACTCCCAAGTAGTGAGTGAGGAGAAGCTTGGACTCAAGAGGTATGGAGAGGTATGGAGATGTCATTCACTTTAAATTTGAAAATTCATCTGTCGTTAAATTCGTATAAATTTGCACAACTCAATTTGTATGGAAATTTacaaaggttaaggttagggtaagggtctGGGTTAATAGTTGTATCTTTCCTTATGGCTTCATTCATAtgaattcagacaaaaaaaaaaaaaacaattcttttGAATTTTGCGTGAAATTGGATTCACAATTTTTAGCTACAAAATTCACAATAACACAATTCCTAAGTCATGTTGAGAAAATGAGAAGAGTCCACtgactgtgtgtgcgtgtgtgtgttctcaaaCAACACCTTTTTCCTGGCCCGAGCACAGAACACTATACCAGCTTCCTCCCTGAAACACTTCCCAAAGTACAGGATGAGTTCACGGAGGTTAATTTGCACTTCGACCAGCTCCCTTCACCTTGCCCTTCTCAACTCCATTAGGCGCATGAGAGCCTGCAGACTGCACGGAGCAGCTATCCCTACTGCTCACCAGGCCGCTCATTTTCAGCCTGTGGGAGTGACTCTGAATTCACACACATTGTCCCATGTCCCTTAAAGGTGGCCTGGGAGACAACCAGATGTCCATGTGACCTTAGAAGGGAGTCAACGGGAAAAGCAGCCCAGGATAATAATTTGTCTCTGTGGTCTGGGGGGATGTCTAACACCCCTCTTCCCTCCCTTCCCCAGCATTGCAACTGGCCCTAGATAACCCCTTCCTGTGCTTGTTACTACACAGACAGTACCACTGTGTGGTCAGTGGTGCTCCAATGCCACTTCCCCCACCCAAGGCAATGGGGTGGCCAACCATCTGGATGCATTTTCTTCCCCCTTCAACTTCTATATTTAATTTGCTAATTTCCTATGCAAAGACGAGGAGTTTTGGAAAGCCAATGCTCGGTATCTTTAAAACTCTGACCCAAAATAAAACGTTAAAAAGCTTGCAAAACAAGTTCTTGGATGAGAATACAATATTGCAATTCACTGTCTGTGGTCTTGAATAACTTTGCTCGTGTGCAGGGGTGCTCCTTCGTTTCTGTTCGCTCTTCTTGCTAGCCCTGCTTCTGGAGGCTAAAAGGCTTTTAACAGTCTGTGCCTGGTGTAGCAGTAGGGCTTCAGCAGCTGAGTCCCATGTCCCATAAATGTACCTCACGTGGCTGTGCTTGAACACAATGAAATGGTTAAAATTGACATTGGGTAGTGAGGGTCTGTGGCTGGTCTCTTTTTAGTGTGCCATAGTGGACAAGTTCCTCCACAATTTATTCTCcgctgtccaaaaaaaaaaagggggggggacAAATCTATGTTCAGCACAAAGACCATGTTTAAGGTGCAGAAGTTCCTTGTTTTTACACCTAAATAGTGCTTTGTTCTCTTCTTCACATTTTAACTGGGATGATTGAGGGGGAATATATAGCTGTCTCAAACACGTGCAATAATCAACccccactgaacacacacaaaaaaaattcactgcaGTCTTTACTCTTTTATCCTTGATGATTAATGGAACCAAAGcgccattttttttaacctaggGAGAAAAATACCTTTTTGCACAATGTGTGCATTTGAGTCAAGAGCTTCCGCCTTCACGAAAGTTTCGAGTGGCCCGTAATCGATCTCGCTAGGACTTTCAGCAGTGGTTTGCGGCAGTGCCTATTGATTGGCCTCGTTTCACGCGCCTGCGCTCGCGACGCCGGTCTGTCTGCGGGGGCGGGGTCTCAGGAAGAGCGCGGCGAAATTCCTTTCTGGTCCGCCTTCTCCGGGGGACGGGGGGCCCGGGGCTGTTTTTTATGAATGAACTGAATACCAGCGACAAATGAACCCACTCTCTTTCACAGGAAACTCGGGACTTCTTATGCGAAGTCAACCACACCGTTTCCACTCCCCCTAATAAAAACGGTCTTCAGATGTGGAAGGACACTTTGGACCGGaaagtaacaataacacacCTAGGTACACTCAGTATGCTTCCCTTGATTTTAGGTGTTTtggttattcatttatttctcctCCCTTTTGCTGTCTCAGAAAGTGCAAGCCTGAGCTGGACTCGGTGTGCAGAGGGTTAGGGGAGGACTTTGCCGTCCCCCCTGTTGTCAGGCAGGCTCGGTCAGATCGTGGGAAAGGGCCTCCACGTAAGGCACTTCATTCTCAGGCCCTGTTGTTCTTGTGTAATTGATCTCGCCGCGCGCCGATGGGCGGGCCGCTTCAAAGCCCACCGACTGCTGGAGGTCCGTGTGCAAGTTTCACTCCATGCACACATGCAGCTGCACCAGCCAGCTAAAGCACAAGCCTTAATGCACTTCTGctttgttcattattattattattattattattattactattattattagtagtagtagtagtagtagtaatagtagtagttaGTTATCTTCTCATAAATGCGTTATGTCagcaatatttaatttttaatcatcaaTTTATCTACATAAACCATGCAGGTAATTGATTGTTGCGTATGAAATAAATACCTGACAGTGAAACGAGCACTCAGAGCACGCCTGATCAAGTTACGCTACTGTATCACTCTCTGCATGAAACTAAGCAGCCATTATTAAATGACCTCAGTAATGGCTAATATTAAAACCTGCATTTTCTCTTGGTCTCTTTAAAGCCTCTGGATCGCGTCCAGTAACATGAATGGTGCTGGACACGTGAGTTTGTCTCGATGTGGTCTCTCCTCGCAGAATTTCTCATGTTTTATGTGGCAGCCGTccaattctctcttttttcccttctctccctctctttttgcGCCTCTTGTGCCCCCTCCCTCCCCATATTATCCACCCACGGGAAAAGTGATTTTcgtcttttttaaataatatatataccaCAGCCCCGTCCACTTAGTGGACTTGTTTCCGTGTGGGCAACAGAGATGCATTTAAAAGGCGAATGTTTTTTCCTAAGCTGACCCGTGTAGAAAAGTTTTTCCTCGAAGTTTTTTGGGAACTCCACTGAGCACAGCGCGCAGATCTGACAGCGCGCCGATTTCCCTCTGCAAATGTCTCGAGCTCGTCCGCACGGACAACACCAACATTCTTATTGATCGCTCTCTTATTTTATGACTATAGCCACCCCCACTCGGTTCTAAAGAGgagacgtgtttttttttttttttttttttttttcttgcgtGTGCCAAATACTCAAGCGGGCAGCACGTGCAAATCGCGACACCTCCAGGATCACGAGGCCCACTTTTTAGATTCTGTTTTGCATCCCTAACGTCTTACCTGCCGTGGTTTACTCATTACCGTTATTCTCAGACCTTGCTCAGACTACAGTGGATCCCCCGTCACCCATCGTCTCGTAATTCTGCAGCAGGACGTCCGGTGCGCGACACGGAGCGCGCGCGCTGCAGGAGCACAGATCTACAGGAACTTCCCCGTTTGGCTCTGAGTCATTGCAATGAGCGCGCGCGGTGAGGAAGCCGCCGAAGCCTCGGGATCCCGCGAGCAGCCCGCTCCGGCCGCCGAGCCTCCGAAGAGAGGACCGGGCAGACCCAGGAAGCCGCAGCAAGTCAGTGCCATTGgcttgtcttttgtttttctccacaCTTCTGTAGCTAGGTCCTAAACCGCATAATAAATACTAGCCTGTAGGACGCATCTgacacaccagtgcattaaaaGAATATTTTGCAGTTTCGGACGTAGCCTGTATTATCACCAGCATACAACCGTCTCTTGACGTCTCGTGTTGTGGTATTTTAACTGAAATACGAATGCAAAGCTACGGTAAATGAATGTGTTCATGATTAAACTGCGTTGGGGCGCAACTTTTTAATGCAACTGGTTTTTGTGCGGGAAAGATGTTCACGCAAATTTTACACCTTAAATACCGGGGTCCTGCAAAAACCTGAAAACTCGCAAATCGAACCAATGATCCAAAACTGTTTCTTAGAGTCTGACAATGATCAACGCACTGGCTGAGGAAAATGTTCAGCTATGCAAATGTGCTGCTTTCTGCTTTTCGACTGCAAACTAACCAGCGCACTTCTGAGCAGTTTTAGTAAATGGTGCATACAGCCTGCCGGTGATTTTCTCAAGTCTCTGTTCTCTAGCGGTTCGCTGAAATCACACATTAGCTCAGGGGCTGCCGCCGGACCAAGTTATTCAGTGTGTACAAACTTTACGGTTGGAAGTTGCGTCTTTAACGATTGTTTTTACGCCGCCCATGACCGAGGCGCGACCTCCGCCGTCCTGCAGCTCAGATAAAGCACTGCACAGACCAACTCGTTTGCGTTTACCTGTCGCATTCCCACTTTTACGTGTGTTGAATTTCGTTTTGCCAGCTCGTAACCCGCTCACGCTTTCTAACGTGACGACACTGAAGCTAGTTTAGTCATGAGCACGTAGCACACGAGGATGAATTTATGCGCGTGTTTACGCACCGTGAAGCCGTGATTCACTGTCATAAGGCTCTCTGTGAGTCAGCCTTCCGCTTGTAATTAGATGTCGCTCGCACAAGTGGGAGACACGAGGAGGTACATCCAAAACCGCACACTACCGCATTAAACAGTAAGTTAAATCGCCTTCCTATGGTGCGTACTATTTTGAAACACTCTTTAGTACGGCAGCATGCGGCTTTGGACTTGGCCAGTGGGGCTCCTTCGTAGAACTGGCGCGCGTAAAAACTCTGACTCCAGCTGATGTGCTCAACATTCTCCAAACTTTATAAACCAACAACTTTTCTACGTGATCCGTACCTCAGAACTTCCGATGATAAATATATGACTCCAAAGTAGTCCACACACTCCGGACATTTTTAACCCTTAAGGATTCTTCACTTTAAAACCCTACAACAGTTTGGCCCTATCATGAGGGGTTGGAAGCTAAACGCTCTTAATCATCCAGTGGAGCctcaaagaacccttttttctaacaGTGTACATAATTTAACGTCTACACATATTTCGTTGTAAATAATCTTTTTGGCATAAatgcatgaatatttaattggctaaataaaaaatagaaattacaGCACAGTACATTCTAGACAAAATATCCTTCATCATATGTGCACGTAAAAAAGTGCTTTTGGTATTATATCTAATATTATAGCCTATGCAATTGTACATTTCCAATTATTACTAATCAAAtcaattttgcattttaattgcACTCATAAATTCACCCACTAAACACATAAAACCTTTGTCCTTCTCTTTGGTTTTCGATGCATACATGCTGAACATGCTGTAAATGAGAGAATTGTTGGAGGGGATCTTGTCTTCTTCAGCTGAGAGCAGTGGGCAGTGGAATTGGTGTTGGGGGCAGAATGGGCAACGGCTTTGTTTCCTGTCCTCATCTGCTGTGTTTACCTCCTCTTCTCCGCAGGAACCCACGGGTGAACCTGTCCCTAAACGTCCAAGAGGACGTCCCAAGGGAAGCAAGAACAAGGGTCCTTCCAAAGCGGCACAGAAGGTAGGATGCTAACTTCTGCTGCACAGCTCTGTGACTTCTCACTCGCTGCTGGTTGagagtaaaaacacagacagacagatacttTTTCCATAGTTGTTTTATCTGCATTCTCTCATACACACCATGTCCTAGGGGGTATCAGTGAGTAAAGAAGGTCTTCGACTTCAATACTCCTGAGTCAGTTtaaagatttgtgtgtgtgtgtgtatttatgtggtGTGGAACTGCTCGCTTTAGTGCTGCAATCATACCGTTTCAGTGTTGTATTCCCAGTCCAGTGCACAGTGAGCCCACCGCTGCACGTTTTATCTCATtgcccacacagacacacacagacacacacacacacacacacacatgcatattcaTGTATGCAGAGAAAGACACACCCAGTTTGCTGTAGTCCCTGCACCCACAATACTAACTTATTAAATTTCTAACTGCAGAAATCAATACAGTATTTTCCAATGCAACTGTAaaatcacattcacacatagaaagtttttcaaaaacagaaacagggcAGCCGCTGATGAaatcattaacatttttttgtggGGTCTGGTCTGGTCTGCTGTATATGGGAAGTTGCCTCAACATCAGTTGCAGTCTTGGTTTAGCTGTATTAGTGTGCGATTCTCATCCCTGAGCCGTGGGGGAGTTTGGATGTCTTCATTTATCTGCTGGTGGTAGGGGGATCCGGCTCTTGGTAATGACTCACTGACAGACTGACTTGCGCTCTTCCGCATTAAGGTACCACTGTAAACAGTCTCAGGCCCACTTTGAAAAACCCAAGCTCTTTTCTGCCAGCGTAATTCTGTTTCATCTCATTTGGCATTGTTATGATAAACAGTGAGCAGATAAATCTGCTAAGATGAAAGGAGTGGAAATCGCCAAGGCGCCTGACTCAAGACACTTTTCACAAGGTTTGCTCTCCCACCCAGAATTAATCATCTTCACTGGGTCCTACTGCTTTACTGATTGAAATAAAGTGTTCATCTCCAGTTTAAAAGCACTGCTCCTCACTCTGAACCCCAGACTGTAGCTCCACTAGTTAAACTAAACAGAGTGGAGACTCCCCTTGAGGGTCTCTTTAGCATGGGTAAGGGCCTGATCTGGGTAGAGGACTGTAACTTGACAATACTCCGCGTATAGACAGGACACTTGTTTCTTGAACTCATTTTGAACAGTTGTAGAGTTCAGCGATTGTAATGAAATTACTTCGTGCGTAGTTAGCTATGAAATACAAATTGTGAAAAAGCCATtctaaaataacattattttcttaataataCTGCCCTTTCAATAATCATTACAATTTAAATGCTGCTCAAAAATGATGAACTACCGAATTAGGAACTCCTGAAACTGTGTCATATGACCAGGCTAAATCTGGAAAGATAAGCTCACTGGCTGTTAACACAGCGTCATCCTTATTCAAAAGCCAGCTCTGAACCACACACTCTGATCATCTGCTCAATGCATTGGTCCTAATGAAGAGATGGAATATTTTCCATAGAGCGGTCATTGTTAAACTTGAAACACTGGACTCAGGGGGCTAATTTTAAACCCTCCTTTTACAAAGCAAGGTCTGACAGGGCAAGTCTCGCTCACCCAGTCTCTACCTACCCCCTTAATCTGCAATGGCCTTGCCTAACATACACATGTCATGACAGGGAAGGGCGAGTTAAGGCTCAACAGTGACTGCAAGGGGTACATAGTGGACACAAGACTAGGCTGCAGAGCTGGACAAGACATGCAAAACCATGATTAATTGATAAGGGTGTTAGTTTACAGACCATTAAATATCCCGATTAAATATGTAGCAACCTGAACTGAGAACTGGGTATGGATACACAGATTGGTTAAAGAGACACCGGCAGATAGAGACGCACAGACAAATAGCgatagcaagaaaaaaaaatagagttcAAAGAACTGTGGATGACCTAAAGGCTGATTTGTTTCTACTAGTTTGAGGTAGAACTGAAGTACATAGTTGAAGTACATCAGTCTAGTGATTACCAGAACTGTTCAATCAAATCACAAAATGGAGTAACCCATCCTCTCATTTAAGAATTTGATATGCCCTGTCTGACACATGAAAGTTGCATGAGCTGGCTAAGCGGTCAGTTGAGTGGTGGTTGTGGTCAGACTTGGGTTGAGCCCTAAGAGGCTGTGTCCTTCTAAGGACTTATTCCTGTGACACTTGCACAAAGGTTTTGCATATGTTTAGGGCCTTTGTTAAAGTGTACTCATTACTTCAAACAATTGTTGGATAAATAGTAATGAGAGGCAGCGATGTCATTACTCACTCTGGGCAAGCAGAACGAACCAAACAGAGCTGATACAGTATGCGTAACTGTTGCGTATAACATAAAGTCATAATTCCTATTGTAGAAGATGCATgtgataatgataattatttatgaatgagAATGATGAAGACTCTCTCTGCTGGTTAAGACTACCTCAACATTATGATGCTGTTGGGAACCAGCCAACATAGTATTTTTGACACCTGTCCTTCCCCCTTCCCAGAATTCATAGATGTTTTATAATTTGTCTAGGGCTTCTTTCAGAGTGCAGCATAACAAAAGCCTGCAGTCTGGGAGGGCACTTTATATTCTATCAATTATTGAGATGCATCTTGTCTTGTTAACTGTCCCCGACTATTGTGACGATGGGACCTTTTTGAGGCTTGTACAGTAAATACAAAGGAACTCTAGTTTCATCATCTCTTAAATGTATAGAAATAactcatttaaacatttcacaaaGTCAAGGTGGTACCCTAATGTAGTCCATTCATATTGCCTTTTAATTTTGCGGGTTGATCAAATAAGACGGTATCTATGAAGGATTTATAAATCAAAAAGCGTCAGAAAGGTATTGAAGATTGCATTTCATATGGTCTGATAAACAGTCAAAACTAGATTTAATAAATGCTAGCTAATAACTTTTCCCCTGATGCGAGTGGCAAAATGAGGTGAGACAAATAAGACGATTAAAATGGTGCTTGTCTCAACTTTTTAAATGGATGAAGGACATCTGAGAAATTGGAGGTATTCCATATCAATGCCTGGCTGTTACCAAAAGGTCCTTAATGTGATCTAAAACCCATAACGGTCTGTTATGCTCCTTATCTCAGCAGCGAGTCTGCTGATAATGGCCCTCTCATTTACATTTGAATAGCATAAAATTCCTCCAGTGAAATATTACGCTGTCCAGGTTGGGAACAACCTCTGTGCAAGATACACAGACAGCTCCTTGTCAGATGCCTAGATATACCTTACACAGACCCTCTGCTGCTAGTTTGCTAAAATACAAGAAGCTCTCTTAttcacaatgtataaaaatgaccctttacaatttaaaatgtcTCAAAAACCAGGTTtctgacatgttgtgcattttggTAGAGCTGAATGAGTATTAACTCATAGTCACTGATGTTCACAGAAAGCTGAGACCACAGGGGAGAAGAGACCCAGAGGAAGACCAAGGAAATGGGTATGTTGcataatttcatttgttttaattatattataagcACATATATTTAGTATTAGTTTTCTTTTTCGGTTAATTCATACACAAGAAATAGTTTGAAGGTTGATTAACTTTAAATTGCACCTatcataaaaatgtgaaaaacattttaaactcctTTTGAATGGTTGATTACAcgtattaacatttaaaacagataTTTCGTTATTATGAAGAAAACTGATCTCAGCGCATTACATATGAGCTCAGTTAGTAAAAGAGTGATTAACGTGTCTTCATGACTTTGAACCTGTCATGTCTCCAAATGATTAGAAACGTTTAACTACAGAAACGGTGTGCTAAACTAGCTGGGATTGCAGGAGGACATTTACACATTGCATATTAATGCATATTCATAGGCCCTGACGTTATTCCTAAGCCATTTTAGTA encodes:
- the hmga2 gene encoding high mobility group protein HMGI-C: MSARGEEAAEASGSREQPAPAAEPPKRGPGRPRKPQQEPTGEPVPKRPRGRPKGSKNKGPSKAAQKKAETTGEKRPRGRPRKWPQQVVQEKPAQEEEEAEGSPEED